One segment of Pseudomonas asgharzadehiana DNA contains the following:
- the rloB gene encoding osmotic stress tolerance membrane protein RloB, whose amino-acid sequence MRSLTLHLKILIAILVVLGISVTAYQIFVLGIPVTEDATDDLWNIDAKVEFVASPKDPVKIQMFVPPLSRDFVSLNESFISNNYGVSVNRIDGNRKVTWSARRAKGNQTLYYRLVLTKRYSGEKAKIKGPTFRDSIAVEGPEKIAAEALLAPIRQHSADVETFITEAIKRTNNLNDDNVKLLLAGDPSTPHKAKIVELLLSIAHVPVEKVHTIRLVADQPQTPELWLRSFNGNDWLYFNPETGEQGLPADRLLWWTGDENLITVDGGKKAMVTFSLNNSEMNAIRLAKLTDENTDANFLEYSLYGLPLQTQQTFMIMVMIPIGVLVILILRNLIGLQTLGTFTPVLIALAFRETQLGFGIMLFTVITALGLSLRSYLEHLKLQMLPRLSVVLTFVVVLIAAISLFSHKLGLERGLSVALFPMVILTMTIERLSITWEERGGGHAMKVAIGTLFAASLAHIIMSVPELIYFVFTFPAILLILVGFMLAMGRYRGYRLTELVRFKAFLKADS is encoded by the coding sequence ATGCGCTCTCTTACCCTGCACCTGAAAATCCTGATCGCCATCCTGGTGGTGCTGGGTATTTCGGTCACCGCCTATCAGATTTTCGTGCTGGGCATTCCCGTCACCGAGGACGCCACCGACGACCTGTGGAACATCGACGCCAAAGTCGAGTTCGTCGCCAGCCCGAAAGACCCGGTGAAAATCCAGATGTTCGTGCCCCCCTTGAGCCGCGACTTCGTCAGCCTTAATGAGAGTTTCATTTCCAATAACTACGGGGTCAGCGTCAACCGCATCGACGGTAACCGCAAGGTCACCTGGTCGGCACGCCGGGCCAAGGGCAACCAGACCCTGTATTACCGCCTGGTGCTGACCAAGCGTTACAGCGGCGAAAAAGCCAAGATCAAAGGCCCGACCTTCCGCGACAGCATCGCCGTGGAAGGCCCGGAAAAAATCGCCGCCGAAGCCCTGCTGGCACCGATCCGCCAGCATTCGGCCGACGTCGAGACCTTCATTACCGAAGCGATCAAGCGCACCAACAACCTCAATGACGACAATGTGAAGTTGTTGCTGGCGGGCGACCCGTCGACGCCGCACAAGGCCAAGATCGTCGAGTTGCTGTTGTCCATCGCCCATGTGCCGGTGGAAAAGGTGCACACCATCCGCCTGGTCGCCGACCAACCGCAAACCCCGGAACTGTGGCTGCGCAGCTTCAATGGCAATGACTGGCTGTATTTCAACCCGGAAACCGGCGAACAGGGCCTGCCCGCCGACCGCCTGCTGTGGTGGACCGGCGATGAGAACCTGATCACGGTCGATGGCGGCAAGAAAGCCATGGTGACCTTCAGCCTCAACAACAGCGAAATGAACGCCATTCGCCTGGCCAAGCTGACCGACGAGAACACCGACGCCAACTTCCTCGAATACTCGCTGTATGGCTTGCCGCTGCAAACCCAGCAGACCTTCATGATCATGGTGATGATCCCGATCGGCGTGCTGGTGATTCTGATCCTGCGTAACCTGATCGGCCTGCAGACCCTGGGCACGTTCACCCCGGTGTTGATCGCCCTGGCGTTCCGCGAAACGCAGTTGGGCTTCGGGATCATGCTGTTTACGGTGATCACCGCGCTGGGGCTGTCGCTCAGGTCGTACCTTGAACATTTGAAGCTGCAGATGCTGCCGAGGCTGTCGGTGGTGCTGACGTTCGTGGTGGTACTGATCGCGGCCATCAGCCTGTTCAGCCATAAGCTGGGCCTGGAACGCGGCCTCTCCGTGGCACTGTTCCCGATGGTGATCCTGACCATGACCATCGAACGCCTGTCGATTACCTGGGAAGAACGCGGCGGTGGCCATGCGATGAAGGTGGCGATTGGTACGCTGTTCGCCGCGTCCCTGGCGCACATCATCATGAGCGTGCCGGAGTTGATCTACTTCGTGTTCACCTTCCCGGCGATCCTGCTGATCCTGGTGGGCTTCATGCTGGCCATGGGGCGTTATCGCGGCTAT
- the rloA gene encoding retropepsin-like aspartic peptidase RloA has protein sequence MRLKPFPLFCLLCLPSLGVAAEKTVYGLNEYAQLADIDLEVAAKLDTGAKTASLSARDIKRFKRNGESWVRFYLAIDAAHSHPIERPLARVSKIKRRAGDYDPDEDKNYTARPVISLDICMGSALRSIEVNLTDRSAFQYPLLIGSEALKRFDALIDPSLKYAAGKPACAADAHTAE, from the coding sequence ATGAGACTCAAGCCCTTCCCCCTGTTTTGCCTACTGTGCCTACCGAGCCTTGGCGTTGCCGCCGAGAAGACCGTGTATGGCCTCAACGAATATGCCCAATTGGCTGATATCGACCTGGAGGTCGCCGCCAAGCTGGACACCGGTGCCAAGACCGCGTCCCTCAGCGCCCGCGATATCAAGCGTTTCAAGCGCAACGGCGAATCCTGGGTGCGGTTCTACCTGGCCATCGACGCCGCCCATTCCCACCCCATCGAGCGCCCCCTGGCCCGCGTCAGCAAGATCAAGCGCCGCGCTGGCGACTACGACCCCGATGAAGACAAGAACTACACCGCCCGCCCGGTGATTTCCCTGGATATCTGCATGGGCAGCGCTTTACGCAGCATCGAAGTGAACTTGACTGACCGCAGCGCTTTCCAATACCCGCTGCTGATCGGCTCCGAAGCGTTGAAACGCTTTGATGCGCTGATCGACCCCAGTCTTAAATACGCAGCAGGCAAACCCGCCTGCGCCGCCGACGCTCATACCGCCGAGTAA
- the prpB gene encoding methylisocitrate lyase: protein MSSNNKSTPGQRFRDAVASEHPLQVVGTINANHALLAKRAGFKAIYLSGGGVAAGSLGVPDLGITGLDDVLTDVRRITDVCDLPLLVDVDTGFGSSAFNVARTVKSMIKFGAAAIHIEDQVGAKRCGHRPNKEIVSQQEMVDRIKAAVDARTDDSFVIMARTDALAVEGLESALERAAACIEAGADMVFPEAITELEMYKLFAARVKAPILANITEFGATPLYTTEQLKSADVSLVLYPLSAFRAMNKAAENVYTAIRRDGTQQNVIDTMQTRMELYDRIDYHTFEQKLDALFAAKK, encoded by the coding sequence ATGAGTTCGAATAATAAAAGCACACCCGGCCAGCGTTTCCGTGACGCGGTCGCCAGCGAGCATCCGTTGCAGGTGGTCGGCACGATCAACGCCAACCACGCCCTGTTGGCCAAGCGCGCCGGCTTCAAGGCGATTTATCTGTCAGGCGGCGGCGTGGCTGCCGGCTCCCTGGGCGTGCCGGACCTGGGCATCACCGGCCTGGACGACGTGCTCACCGACGTGCGTCGTATCACCGATGTATGCGACCTGCCGCTGCTGGTGGACGTGGACACCGGGTTCGGTTCCTCGGCGTTCAACGTGGCGCGCACCGTCAAGTCGATGATCAAGTTCGGCGCGGCCGCCATCCACATCGAAGACCAGGTCGGCGCCAAACGCTGCGGGCATCGCCCGAACAAAGAAATCGTCTCCCAGCAGGAGATGGTCGACCGCATCAAGGCCGCCGTGGATGCGCGCACCGATGACAGCTTTGTGATCATGGCGCGTACCGATGCCCTGGCCGTCGAAGGCCTGGAATCCGCCCTGGAGCGTGCCGCCGCCTGTATCGAGGCCGGTGCCGACATGGTCTTCCCGGAAGCCATCACTGAACTGGAGATGTACAAACTGTTCGCTGCCCGGGTGAAAGCGCCAATTCTGGCCAATATCACCGAATTCGGTGCGACGCCGCTGTACACCACCGAACAGTTGAAATCTGCCGATGTTTCCCTGGTGCTGTACCCGCTCTCGGCCTTTCGCGCCATGAACAAGGCCGCCGAAAACGTCTACACCGCGATCCGTCGCGACGGCACCCAGCAGAACGTGATCGACACCATGCAAACCCGCATGGAGCTTTACGACCGCATCGACTACCACACCTTCGAGCAGAAGCTCGACGCGCTGTTCGCCGCGAAAAAGTAA
- a CDS encoding GntR family transcriptional regulator, translating into MWVQSESPVAASDESQTMSENVFRRIQAAIVKGEIAPGSKISEPELARTYGISRGPLREAIHRLEGQRLLVRVPHVGARVVSLSHAELVELYEIRESLEGMACRLAAERMTDAEIEELRQVLHTHERDAAFQAGVGYYQQEGDFDFHYRIIQGAGNRTLTQMLCGELYQLVRMYRIQFSATPNRPRQAFAEHHRILDAIADRDGELAELLMRRHIGASKRNIARHFPDGAPDRGES; encoded by the coding sequence ATGTGGGTTCAATCGGAATCTCCGGTCGCTGCTTCCGACGAGTCCCAGACAATGTCGGAGAACGTCTTCCGGCGTATCCAGGCCGCCATCGTCAAGGGCGAGATCGCCCCCGGCAGCAAGATCTCCGAGCCGGAACTGGCGCGCACCTACGGCATCAGCCGCGGCCCGCTGCGCGAAGCGATCCATCGTCTGGAAGGCCAGCGCCTGCTGGTGCGCGTGCCCCATGTGGGCGCCCGCGTTGTGTCGTTGAGCCATGCCGAGCTGGTCGAGCTCTATGAGATCCGCGAGTCCCTGGAAGGCATGGCCTGCCGCTTGGCCGCCGAGCGCATGACCGACGCCGAAATCGAAGAACTGCGCCAAGTGCTGCATACCCATGAACGGGATGCGGCATTCCAGGCCGGCGTCGGTTACTACCAGCAGGAAGGCGACTTCGACTTTCATTACCGGATAATTCAAGGCGCGGGCAACCGCACCCTCACTCAAATGCTCTGCGGCGAGCTGTACCAGTTGGTGCGCATGTACCGCATCCAGTTCTCCGCCACGCCGAATCGTCCACGCCAGGCTTTTGCCGAGCATCACCGCATTCTGGACGCGATTGCCGATCGCGACGGTGAATTGGCCGAATTGTTGATGCGCCGGCATATCGGCGCTTCCAAACGCAATATTGCCCGTCACTTTCCGGACGGCGCCCCTGATAGAGGTGAGTCATGA